One genomic segment of Centropristis striata isolate RG_2023a ecotype Rhode Island chromosome 11, C.striata_1.0, whole genome shotgun sequence includes these proteins:
- the LOC131980765 gene encoding MAM and LDL-receptor class A domain-containing protein 1-like, protein MGELNVYQQSEDGKQVLIFSQQGDQGRLWRFAQASLVNQVQIYRIVVEGVKAGPTHEGDMAFDDVQLTDSQCSHPGHCDFESNMCSWSNLGGGVDQGDWLRGRGDSPNPNTGPSADHTTNSTHGHYLYVDSSVGEWGDMSFLISEMFHTDNRGHCLKFWYHMYGSHVGTLRVYLNDRTMHTAGSEEQILKWIETGNKGNRWLEATVSLKHKEAFWLVFAYQRGMSTGGDVALDDITILPGGCYSEPPIYPPDDNNDMLSTGLAVGLTLLSGVIISVFLFLMNKKWSRINQPTLMHNDDTIDQNAALDLFDCKIDGTQHGTESDFSFFNNLYDPSTHETDVTVASSDA, encoded by the exons ATGGGGGAGCTGAACGTTTACCAGCAGAGTGAAGACGGAAAGCAAGTTCTGATTTTCTCTCAGCAAGGAGACCAGGGCCGGCTGTGGAGGTTCGCTCAGGCATCACTAGTCAACCAGGTTCAGATTTACAGG ATCGTGGTGGAAGGTGTGAAGGCTGGGCCGACTCACGAGGGAGACATGGCCTTTGATGACGTCCAGCTGACAGACTCTCAGTGTTCTCATCCTGGACATTGTGACTTTGAGAGCAACATGTGTAGCTGGAGCAACCTGGGAGGAGGAGTGGACCAGGGAGACTGGCTCCGTGGCAGAGGAGACTCCCCAAACCCAAACACAGGACCCAGTGCAGACCACACCACCAACTCTACACACG GTCACTATCTGTACGTGGACAGCTCAGTGGGCGAGTGGGGCGACATGTCCTTCCTGATCAGCGAAATGTTCCACACGGACAATAGAGGTCACTGTTTGAAATTCTGGTACCACATGTATGGCAGCCACGTAGGGACTCTGAGAGTTTACTTAAATGACCG AACGATGCACACCGCCGGCAGTGAAGAACAGATCCTGAAGTGGATTGAAACAGGAAACAAGGGCAACAGGTGGCTGGAGGCCACCGTGTCTTTGAAACATAAAGAAGCATTCTGG cttGTGTTTGCGTACCAGCGGGGGATGAGTACAGGTGGGGACGTTGctcttgatgacatcaccatcCTCCCTGGCGGCTGCTACTCAGAGCCCCCCATTTACCCTCCTGATGATAACAACG ACATGTTGTCCACAGGTCTGGCTGTTGGTTTGACTCTGCTTTCTGGAGTCATCATCTCCGTCTTCCTCTTTTTGATGAACAAGAAGTGGAGTAGAAT AAATCAGCCGACTCTGATGCACAACGATGATACGATTGACCAGAACGCCGCACTTGACCTCTTTGACTGCAAAATAGAT GGCACACAACATGGAACTGAATCAGACTTTTCCTTCTTCAACAATCTGTATG